The Solidesulfovibrio sp. genomic interval GTTTTCGCCATCCACGGCGACGCCGCCGCGGCCCTGGCCGCCTACGGCGCCTGAGCCCCGCCGCGCCGAGCATGCTCATCCGCTATACGCCAGGCCGCACCGGGCTGGCCGAAGGGCTGCGCCGCGCCGCGCGCGCCGTCCTCTACCTCCCCACGGCCTGCCGTCTGGCCCGCGACCCCGGCTACCCGTGGCTCAACGCCGGCGCGGTGCGCTGGCTCGACCGGCACCTCGCCCCAGCCATGGTCGGCTTCGAGTGGGGCGCCGGCCGCAGCACCCTTTTTTTCGCCGCCCGGGTGGCCCGGCTGACCACGATCGAACACAAGGAAAAATGGCGGCGCCGGGTGGCGCAGCTGCTCGCGCGCCGGGGCGTGGGCAACGTGACCCTGCGCTTCGTGCCGCCCTCGGACGTCCCCGGCCGGCCGGAACGGCGCCCGGCCCTGTGGCGGGAACTGGGCTACGCGCCCCAGAAACCGGAATTCGCCGCCTACGCCGACGCCATCCTCGACGTCGCCGAGGCAAGCCTCGATTTCGTCTGCATCGACGGCCGGGCCCGGGTGGCCTGCGCCCTCAACGCCCTGCCGCGCCTGCGCCCCGGCGGTTTTCTCGTGCTGGACAACAGCGAATGGGAGAAATACGCCCC includes:
- a CDS encoding methyltransferase domain containing protein — translated: MLIRYTPGRTGLAEGLRRAARAVLYLPTACRLARDPGYPWLNAGAVRWLDRHLAPAMVGFEWGAGRSTLFFAARVARLTTIEHKEKWRRRVAQLLARRGVGNVTLRFVPPSDVPGRPERRPALWRELGYAPQKPEFAAYADAILDVAEASLDFVCIDGRARVACALNALPRLRPGGFLVLDNSEWEKYAPIFTAAAGWPRLDFENGVWRTTILRRPGGANG